In one Komagataeibacter sp. FNDCR2 genomic region, the following are encoded:
- a CDS encoding tyrosine-type recombinase/integrase, producing MTTLADPPVREATATLRAYRADWVHFTRWCADQAVSPIPARPEVVASYLRSLTEFAPATIRRRLAAIGKMHRFNDVAWDVRDTRIRNALAAMVEQVRSPALPPGIVTPDMLRAMVARCEEGARGLRDRCLLLFGFAGALRRSELVGLQVEDVRIEPAAVVLDVREEGGEQPVILPLPQDRALCPAAAFAAWQQVAHRLTGPLFRGISRGDRVGGRALTPYAVTRILQRRALMAEVPPDTVARLSAHALRSGYIMDALRRGMEMDALCRHTRYRDPRALRPYERQLADE from the coding sequence GTGACGACCCTGGCTGACCCGCCCGTGCGTGAGGCCACGGCCACGCTGCGCGCCTATCGCGCGGACTGGGTGCATTTCACGCGCTGGTGCGCGGACCAGGCGGTCTCCCCCATCCCCGCGCGACCGGAGGTGGTCGCCAGCTACCTGCGTAGCCTGACGGAATTCGCCCCCGCCACCATCCGCCGCCGCCTTGCCGCCATTGGCAAGATGCACCGTTTTAACGACGTGGCATGGGACGTGCGTGATACGCGCATCCGTAACGCACTGGCCGCAATGGTGGAACAGGTCCGTTCTCCCGCCCTTCCACCCGGGATCGTAACGCCAGACATGCTGCGCGCCATGGTCGCGCGGTGTGAGGAAGGTGCCCGTGGCCTGCGCGACCGCTGCCTGCTGCTGTTCGGTTTTGCCGGCGCGCTACGCCGGTCGGAACTGGTGGGCCTGCAGGTCGAGGATGTGCGTATCGAACCGGCCGCGGTCGTGCTGGACGTACGCGAGGAAGGGGGTGAGCAGCCCGTCATCCTGCCCCTGCCGCAGGACCGGGCCTTATGTCCCGCCGCCGCCTTCGCCGCCTGGCAGCAGGTCGCGCACCGGCTGACAGGGCCGCTGTTTCGCGGTATTTCCCGGGGTGATCGTGTGGGAGGCCGCGCGCTTACGCCCTATGCCGTGACCCGTATCCTGCAACGCCGCGCCCTTATGGCCGAGGTGCCGCCTGATACCGTCGCGCGGCTCAGCGCCCATGCCCTGCGGTCGGGCTATATAATGGATGCGTTACGGCGGGGGATGGAGATGGACGCGCTGTGCCGCCATACGCGCTACCGTGATCCGCGCGCCCTGCGTCCGTATGAACGCCAGCTTGCCGATGAGTGA